In Nonlabens agnitus, the DNA window AATATTGGTGTAATCATAAACCATGTCGCAGACACAGGCTTAAGTTATGGTTATCAAATGCTCAGTGGGATCTTATTTTTTATACCGCGTTTTATATGGCAATCTAAGCCAACATCCTCAGGGACGATTGTAGGAGAAACCCTTAAAAATGAGTACGGATTTAACTTTACTAATGTTTCTAACCCGTTTGTTTCAGAGGCATATCATAATTTTGGATATTTCGGGATAATTATATTTTCAATTATTTTAGTTTTTGTGATTATCTTATTTGTAGACTGGCTCAGGTCAGCTAATTTATTTAAACAATGCACAGCCATCTATTTCTCACTCCATCTCATTATGTTTTTAAGAGGTGACTTTACCAATGGTATGGCGTATATGGGAGGAGCTATGATTAGTCTGTATATTTTACCTTCCTTAGCACACACTTTATTGAAAACTTTGATGTTCTCCAATAAAAATCAGCGCACGGCAGATGGTATTGAATAGATTGGAAAAATCATATCTGTATGTCTGCTTGGTGGCATTTGCTATGCCGATCCTCCCTAATTTTCTTAGAAATGTAGTTATAGCTGGTATCGCTGTTTTGACTATTTTCTGCCTTTTTGATAAAAAAACTAAGACGAAATTTAATTATAAACTCTCCATCTTTGGATCTTCTTTGTATATACTTTATGCGGTAAGCATGTTTTACACAGAGAACGTCGATGTCGGTTTTAAAAAACTGGAAACAGGGGTTTCACTTATAGTAATGCCGTTGCTATTCAGCTTTATGCCAGATGTTGTTAAACAATCTTTACGGTCAAAGATTCATATATTTTTCTCCATATTTATTACGTCAGTAACACTGGCCTTTATAGTATTTTTCTGCATATTTTGGGAACATTATGGGATGTCACTATTCCAGCATTTCCCTACCGTTATCGACAATGATCTAGGACCTTATAATATTCACCCTATCTACTTGAGCATGCATGGTGCGATTGCTATTCTTATGTCCCTGCATCTACTCAGTAGAACTAAATCTGCCAAAGTAATTATCATTTTGATTGTCAGCAATATAATTATTGCTGCATTTATGCTTATTCTAATAAAGAAGGGACCCATTCTGTCTCTAATTATTGCGGGATTATATTATGTTATTTCTGCTGGGAACTCAAAAACTTGGACTGTTCTGGGCCTTATAGCACTCATATTTGCATCAGTAATCATAATACATCCCAAAGTGAACAGTAAATTCTCAGAACTCTTAAAAATAGGAGCACAAGACAATTCCGTTATGAGCTCAACAAATATTAGGATGGAAATTTATAAATGCGGAAAGGAAATAATACCGCAGGCTGGTATATTGGGTTTTGGTGTCGGTGATGCGAGAGAAAAGTTATTGGATTGCTATATAGAGACTAATGAGAATCTTGCATTGTACAAATACAATTCGCACAATCAATACCTAAGTATCATTTTACGGGCTGGGTTCTTAGGGCTGCTGCTGTTTGCAATGTATATAATTTTTCTAATTCTAGGACTCAAAAAGAATAAGGGATATATCGCTATTTCTCTAATATTATTTTATTTGTTGGTCATGTTTTCTGAAAACATACTCGAGCGAGAGAATGGAGTTCTTTACTTTAGTTATTTTTCTGCATTTCTTTACGTTGCTTTTACAGCAGCACGACCGTCTGAAGTTGAGGAGTCTTTCCGCATTAATGAAAAAATGTCGGACTAGCTTTGCCTATCTGTTTTACCACCGGAAAAAAATATATTTTCAAAAATTTTAATAAAATAAGTTTTAATTGCGCATTGCAAAAAACTCAAATTCATCAACGATGACCTAACAGTTCAGGATCCATTTAGTTTTCCCTCAACTGTATTAGACTCTAAAGACATATATAAATGCGTTGTCTCAAACATCAATGAAATTCCCTAAAACATAGGTTTGGCTTTTCGTTCAGATGAGTTATGTATTTTGTTACTTTGCTCGTATTCTAGAGTTCTCCATCAATCTGCCTTGTATTTTCAATCATGAAAAAAAATAAAACCTTCGTTTTAATAGGGCCAGTACCACCGCCAGTGACTGGAAACAACCTTGTAAATGTTGAGGTCGCTAGGGTTATAAAATCTGATGGTTGGAAGCTTAGGTCCATCGATATGGAGATTAATAGGAAGTTGGATCAAACTATAGGAAAGTTTACCTGGTATAAGCTCGCTATTTTTAAGAGATATTTAAAACTGCATTATATTCTATCTAGTAATATAGTTTATTGTAGTATCGGCCAATCATTTCTTGGTATTGTGAAATATGCTCCATTTATAATCCTAGCTTCTGCCCTTGGAAAGGAAAAGGTGGTTCACTTGCATGGTAATGCTTTGAAGGATAATTATGAAAGCTTCAATAAGTTGCAAAAAGTAATTTCCCGACACCTTCTTTCTAAATTTGATAAGGCAATAGTTTTATCATGTTCAATGAAAGCTAACTTCACTCCATTTCTCAAGGAAAACCAGATATCGGTATGCTGGAATTTTTCACCAGTACAACCGATTAAATCAACTGTAAAGACCCGTAAAAGGATAAATATTCTGTTCTTGAGCAACTTATTACCAGCAAAAGGTATTGAGACCTTCCTTGATGCAGTGGAAAATTTAATCGCGAGCGACCATAAGATCAATATTAAAATAGCCGGAGCCGCATCCACCGACAGACTGGATATTTTGAAACGTATAGAAACAAACCAACAGATAGAATATTGCGGTGTCGTAGCAGATGATAAAAAATCCGAACTCTATAATTGGGCAGATATTTTCTGTATGCCTACTTTAAATAAACAGGAAGGGCAGCCACTAGTAATTCTCGAGGCATTGAGCCATGGATGCTATATAATCGCATCAGATGTACCAGGAATATCTGATGTGCTCTCACCAAAAAATGGTGAATTGATAGAGCCGACATCTGAAAACATCAAAAATTCGATAGCAAAGATTACTGAAAATCGAAATAACTTGATTATTGTAGAAAAAAACAATAGAAAATATTCCGAATTTTTTAGCCGTTCCAGTTTCAAAATACGCTTTCTCGAGATCATAAATCAAGCAAAATAACACCTGAGGAAGAGTGAATTTTGAACAGTCAACCACTATAATTTTATTACATCATAATGCTCTACTATTTATTATTTAGAAGTCAGTTATGAAAT includes these proteins:
- a CDS encoding O-antigen ligase family protein; this encodes MSLFQHFPTVIDNDLGPYNIHPIYLSMHGAIAILMSLHLLSRTKSAKVIIILIVSNIIIAAFMLILIKKGPILSLIIAGLYYVISAGNSKTWTVLGLIALIFASVIIIHPKVNSKFSELLKIGAQDNSVMSSTNIRMEIYKCGKEIIPQAGILGFGVGDAREKLLDCYIETNENLALYKYNSHNQYLSIILRAGFLGLLLFAMYIIFLILGLKKNKGYIAISLILFYLLVMFSENILERENGVLYFSYFSAFLYVAFTAARPSEVEESFRINEKMSD
- a CDS encoding glycosyltransferase family 4 protein, with the protein product MKKNKTFVLIGPVPPPVTGNNLVNVEVARVIKSDGWKLRSIDMEINRKLDQTIGKFTWYKLAIFKRYLKLHYILSSNIVYCSIGQSFLGIVKYAPFIILASALGKEKVVHLHGNALKDNYESFNKLQKVISRHLLSKFDKAIVLSCSMKANFTPFLKENQISVCWNFSPVQPIKSTVKTRKRINILFLSNLLPAKGIETFLDAVENLIASDHKINIKIAGAASTDRLDILKRIETNQQIEYCGVVADDKKSELYNWADIFCMPTLNKQEGQPLVILEALSHGCYIIASDVPGISDVLSPKNGELIEPTSENIKNSIAKITENRNNLIIVEKNNRKYSEFFSRSSFKIRFLEIINQAK